A window from Chitinophaga filiformis encodes these proteins:
- a CDS encoding helix-turn-helix domain-containing protein, which translates to MSQQLETLSDFYRERSHINFPLSNNDLQSGKSHFNVNTRKYCNFKSPYNRRDFYKITLILGTGELFYGGNSIIIDRPALLLPCPSVPYAWTSLSDDQDGYYCLFNQEFFNEYYQFDIFKRSSLFKAWSEPVIFLDDKQLGLITLYFEQMMEMAHSDYPFKYEAIRNLLCLLMHSLLVDQPNGNYTSELPASSRLLRSFDELLHQQFPLDSPAHPLTMKTAADFARALNVHVNHLNAVVKSTTGNTTTAIIKSRVLEEAKTLLQNTQWDISEVGYCLGFEDPAHFNHFFKKAMGTTPLQFRQSKVKAIL; encoded by the coding sequence ATGAGCCAGCAATTGGAGACATTGAGCGACTTTTACCGGGAAAGATCACATATCAACTTTCCATTGAGTAATAATGATCTGCAAAGTGGTAAGTCTCATTTCAATGTAAATACCCGGAAGTACTGCAATTTCAAATCGCCTTATAACAGGCGGGATTTTTATAAGATCACGCTGATATTGGGAACGGGAGAGCTGTTTTATGGCGGTAACTCCATCATTATAGACAGGCCTGCCTTATTGTTGCCCTGTCCCTCTGTGCCTTATGCATGGACCAGTTTATCTGATGATCAGGACGGTTATTACTGCCTGTTTAACCAGGAATTCTTCAACGAATATTACCAGTTTGACATCTTTAAGCGATCATCGCTCTTCAAGGCCTGGAGTGAGCCTGTTATATTCCTGGACGATAAGCAGCTGGGGCTGATAACACTTTATTTTGAGCAGATGATGGAGATGGCGCATAGCGACTATCCATTTAAATATGAAGCAATCAGGAACCTGCTGTGTTTGCTGATGCACTCCCTGCTGGTAGATCAGCCAAATGGTAACTATACCAGTGAATTACCGGCATCTTCCCGTTTGCTCCGGAGTTTTGATGAGCTGTTGCATCAGCAATTCCCCCTGGACTCTCCGGCTCATCCGCTCACAATGAAGACGGCAGCTGATTTTGCCCGGGCACTGAATGTGCATGTCAATCATTTGAATGCTGTCGTCAAAAGCACTACCGGCAATACCACCACCGCTATTATCAAGAGCCGCGTGCTGGAAGAGGCGAAAACGCTGCTGCAGAACACCCAATGGGATATCTCGGAGGTGGGCTATTGCCTGGGTTTCGAGGATCCCGCTCATTTTAATCATTTCTTCAAGAAAGCAATGGGCACCACCCCTTTGCAGTTCCGCCAGTCGAAGGTAAAAGCGATTCTTTGA
- a CDS encoding aspartyl/asparaginyl beta-hydroxylase domain-containing protein: MNYIRFSDTYNEALLVAELQQVLQQDWSLHFNAKDFNGDWRSISLRSATGRNDDIYAQANVTYKNTPALEMMPYIKQILDTWHCEKEAVRLLSLAPGSEIKPHKDMGCGYSDGNFRIHIPIITNPEVYFTIEDETLHLQAGECWYMDFSKTHSIVNHGHTARVHLIMDCIRNEWTDQLFAAHGFDITRKEPAYDAATKARMIEELEKIDTEAARNIIASLKAES, translated from the coding sequence ATGAATTATATCAGATTCTCCGATACCTACAACGAAGCCTTACTTGTTGCAGAACTTCAGCAGGTACTGCAACAGGATTGGTCCCTCCATTTCAACGCGAAAGATTTTAACGGCGACTGGCGCAGTATTTCCCTTCGTTCCGCCACCGGCAGGAACGATGATATCTATGCCCAGGCGAACGTCACCTATAAAAACACGCCGGCCCTGGAAATGATGCCCTATATAAAACAGATACTCGACACCTGGCACTGTGAAAAGGAAGCCGTGCGCCTGCTCTCCCTCGCACCCGGCAGCGAGATTAAACCTCATAAGGATATGGGCTGCGGCTACAGCGACGGCAATTTCAGGATTCATATTCCCATCATCACAAATCCGGAAGTATACTTTACCATAGAAGACGAAACGCTGCATCTGCAGGCAGGTGAATGCTGGTACATGGACTTCAGTAAGACGCACAGCATCGTCAACCATGGTCATACCGCCAGAGTTCACCTCATCATGGACTGTATACGCAATGAGTGGACCGACCAGCTATTTGCGGCGCATGGCTTCGACATTACAAGGAAAGAACCGGCATACGATGCCGCAACAAAAGCCAGGATGATCGAAGAGCTGGAAAAGATCGACACCGAAGCTGCAAGAAATATTATTGCCAGCCTAAAAGCAGAAAGCTGA
- the cysC gene encoding adenylyl-sulfate kinase, whose protein sequence is MGHIIQFTGLSGAGKTTLSNALQEWGHQHQVKIKLIDGDVYRQTLCKDLGFSKADRLENISRLGAYAASIAADYDYIFIAAINPYEEGRNNLKAKYGATLIWLKCSLQTLIARDPKGLYRKALLPDSHPDKIHNLTGLNDTFEEPQHPDLILETDSVSVEEALQQTVSFLNRL, encoded by the coding sequence ATGGGACATATCATTCAATTCACGGGCTTATCGGGGGCAGGCAAAACAACGCTGTCAAACGCCCTGCAGGAATGGGGCCATCAACACCAGGTAAAAATCAAACTGATAGACGGAGACGTTTACCGGCAAACGCTGTGTAAAGATCTCGGCTTCAGTAAGGCAGACCGGCTGGAAAATATTTCACGCCTGGGTGCTTACGCGGCTTCAATAGCGGCGGATTATGATTACATCTTCATCGCGGCCATCAACCCTTATGAAGAAGGAAGGAACAATCTTAAAGCGAAGTACGGCGCTACGCTCATCTGGCTGAAATGCAGCCTGCAGACGCTGATAGCAAGAGACCCCAAGGGATTGTACAGGAAAGCCCTGCTGCCCGACTCACATCCTGACAAAATCCATAACCTGACCGGCCTGAATGATACCTTTGAAGAGCCGCAACATCCGGATCTGATACTGGAAACAGACAGTGTAAGCGTAGAAGAGGCCCTTCAACAGACAGTCAGTTTTCTCAATCGACTGTAA
- a CDS encoding helix-turn-helix domain-containing protein encodes MAKIPVYDVGAISGVKEDDIQISRFAPYLQVHENLRNAHKHTFYHVMLFTEGAGTHTIDFKSFPVKPFQIYFMIPGQVHSWQFEGHVDGYILNFSHTFLHALLLKPDYLEQFPFFSGDVDEAVINLPEELHKPITSVFEGLIRESEQRERMSVDMIQVLMLQLFILVGRLSFDKDSPHANAYNYALVKNFQKLIEKNYRTLKLPKDYAERLYVTPNHLNALCNSVLGMSAGEVIRNRILLEAKRLLTNQDSTISEIAYELNFADNSYFTKFYKKYTGQTPEEFRKGLRQLS; translated from the coding sequence ATGGCTAAAATTCCGGTTTATGATGTAGGTGCTATATCAGGCGTGAAGGAAGATGATATTCAGATCAGCAGATTTGCACCTTACCTGCAGGTGCATGAGAACCTGCGCAATGCACATAAACATACTTTTTACCATGTCATGCTTTTTACCGAGGGAGCAGGTACGCATACCATTGACTTTAAATCCTTCCCCGTAAAGCCTTTTCAGATCTATTTCATGATACCCGGACAGGTACACAGCTGGCAGTTTGAAGGGCATGTAGACGGTTATATCCTCAATTTCTCCCACACATTTTTGCACGCTTTGTTGCTGAAACCGGATTACCTGGAACAGTTCCCGTTCTTCAGCGGCGATGTGGATGAAGCAGTGATCAATCTGCCGGAAGAGTTGCATAAGCCTATCACATCAGTCTTTGAAGGATTGATCAGGGAGAGCGAACAGCGGGAGCGTATGTCTGTAGATATGATCCAGGTATTGATGTTACAACTGTTCATCCTGGTGGGACGCCTGAGCTTTGATAAGGACTCGCCTCATGCAAACGCGTACAACTATGCCCTGGTAAAGAATTTCCAGAAACTGATCGAGAAGAATTACCGTACTTTAAAGCTGCCGAAAGATTATGCAGAGCGGCTATATGTCACGCCCAATCATTTAAATGCTCTCTGTAACAGTGTACTGGGCATGTCGGCGGGAGAAGTCATTCGCAACCGCATTCTCCTGGAAGCAAAGAGATTGCTTACCAACCAGGATTCTACTATTTCAGAGATCGCTTACGAACTGAATTTTGCAGATAATTCCTACTTCACGAAGTTTTACAAGAAGTATACGGGGCAGACGCCTGAAGAGTTCAGGAAGGGCCTGCGGCAATTGTCTTAA
- a CDS encoding lysozyme: MELGTQGEKLIKHFEKCRLTAYQDSKGVWTIGWGNTVYEDEKPVKKGDVITQQRADALFASIKKGFVAKVNKLTTGIALKQQQFDALVSFAYNVGADMNNNGIAEGLGDSTLLKVVKANPKDPSVVMEFLKWNVSGGKVLDGLTRRRKAEAYLYMSGELEFFE, translated from the coding sequence ATGGAATTAGGCACACAAGGAGAGAAGCTTATCAAGCATTTTGAGAAATGCCGTCTTACCGCTTACCAGGACAGCAAAGGCGTTTGGACAATCGGCTGGGGTAATACAGTTTATGAAGATGAGAAGCCGGTAAAGAAAGGCGACGTCATCACACAACAACGTGCCGATGCCCTGTTTGCAAGTATCAAGAAAGGATTTGTAGCGAAAGTAAACAAGCTGACAACTGGTATTGCACTGAAACAGCAGCAGTTTGACGCCCTTGTATCTTTTGCCTATAACGTTGGCGCCGATATGAATAACAACGGTATTGCTGAAGGACTGGGAGACAGCACCCTGCTGAAGGTAGTAAAGGCTAACCCCAAAGATCCCAGTGTTGTGATGGAATTCCTGAAATGGAACGTATCCGGAGGAAAAGTACTGGACGGACTGACCCGCCGCCGTAAGGCAGAGGCTTACCTGTATATGTCAGGAGAACTGGAATTTTTTGAATAG